A stretch of Mucilaginibacter terrae DNA encodes these proteins:
- a CDS encoding sigma 54-interacting transcriptional regulator codes for MDNKRILIVEDEFIIADVLANILRSSGHYVCGIADSVKEALELITEFKPEFVLLDIYLKGKLTGIDLAHRLSEMNIPFIYISANSNQKVLDAAKTTNPYGFVIKPFRDKDVLTALDIAVYRHGQLLENGSTKTAQLQKKAAEILAKGQSWELKMLQIAKVLQPLLPFEYLSIGLKQEETNAFYELGFNRVGFDEYQVIGVNELMVITRHKQLELAGLKLNDPNSDMTTWYDGNELDELLRTPSLKRIITDTYHLHSHLCWPIAAGDEKLVYFNFYSRRSDAYQADHLLLCEKFQPVLNSFVEKVYRLPDSPLVSETRNYSIKNHSQRADGVSPFQGIIGNSHLLLTVFDQVMQVARADTSVLILGESGTGKEKIAERIHSLSLRKDKPFIRINCAALPTSLIDSELFGHEKGAFTGAHERKIGKFEQAHTGTIFLDEIGELPLESQSKLLRVLQEKEIERIGGRTTIKTDVRIIAATNRDLTKEVAEGRFRLDLFYRINVFPIVMPPLRERKEDLADLANHFLNIYSRKIGKTVRAITPQVLEKA; via the coding sequence GTGGATAATAAACGGATACTTATTGTCGAAGACGAATTCATCATTGCCGATGTGCTGGCTAATATTTTAAGATCTTCGGGGCACTATGTTTGCGGTATTGCCGACAGCGTTAAGGAGGCACTCGAACTTATTACGGAATTTAAGCCGGAATTTGTCCTGTTAGACATTTATCTGAAAGGCAAGCTTACGGGAATCGATCTGGCACATAGGCTTTCGGAAATGAACATTCCATTTATATACATATCCGCCAATTCAAATCAAAAAGTACTCGATGCTGCAAAAACGACCAATCCATATGGCTTTGTGATCAAGCCTTTTCGTGATAAGGATGTTTTGACCGCTCTCGATATTGCGGTTTATCGTCACGGTCAACTGTTGGAAAACGGCTCAACGAAAACGGCGCAGTTACAAAAGAAAGCAGCTGAAATACTTGCTAAGGGGCAAAGTTGGGAACTTAAAATGCTGCAAATTGCCAAAGTACTGCAGCCTCTCCTACCCTTTGAGTATTTATCCATCGGTTTAAAGCAAGAAGAAACGAATGCTTTTTATGAACTGGGTTTTAACAGGGTTGGATTTGATGAATACCAGGTTATTGGTGTTAATGAGTTAATGGTTATAACCAGGCACAAGCAGCTTGAATTGGCGGGTTTAAAACTAAATGATCCTAACAGTGATATGACGACCTGGTATGATGGAAATGAATTGGATGAGTTACTGCGCACGCCATCGTTAAAACGCATTATAACTGACACATACCATTTACATTCTCATTTATGCTGGCCAATAGCGGCTGGTGACGAAAAGCTGGTTTATTTTAATTTTTACAGTCGCCGGTCAGATGCCTACCAGGCCGATCATTTATTATTATGTGAAAAGTTCCAGCCTGTTTTAAACAGTTTTGTAGAAAAGGTCTATCGCCTTCCGGATAGCCCGCTGGTGTCAGAAACAAGGAATTATTCTATCAAAAATCATTCGCAACGAGCAGATGGGGTCAGCCCTTTTCAGGGTATCATTGGCAATAGCCATCTTTTGCTAACCGTATTTGATCAGGTAATGCAGGTAGCTCGGGCAGACACTTCCGTGCTTATACTGGGCGAAAGCGGTACCGGAAAGGAAAAGATAGCTGAACGTATACACTCATTGTCTCTCCGGAAAGATAAGCCTTTCATCAGGATCAATTGTGCTGCATTGCCAACCTCGCTGATCGATTCAGAACTCTTCGGCCATGAAAAAGGGGCTTTCACCGGCGCACATGAGCGCAAGATAGGCAAGTTTGAGCAAGCGCATACCGGAACTATTTTTTTAGATGAGATCGGTGAACTGCCACTCGAATCGCAATCCAAACTTCTCAGGGTTCTTCAGGAAAAAGAGATCGAACGTATAGGTGGCCGCACCACCATCAAAACAGATGTGCGCATTATTGCCGCAACCAACCGCGACCTGACCAAAGAAGTGGCGGAGGGACGGTTCAGGCTCGATCTTTTTTACCGCATCAACGTTTTTCCAATAGTAATGCCGCCACTAAGGGAAAGGAAAGAAGATCTGGCAGATCTGGCAAATCACTTTTTAAACATTTATTCCCGTAAGATAGGCAAAACCGTGCGTGCAATTACCCCACAGGTACTGGAGAAAGCATGA
- a CDS encoding sensor histidine kinase, which produces MNLFTKYNRLLLAVLLVGLLSIGFLFYNALNYTLNSKIDENLREELIEAMDYQHVKNIFPAPPEDVDLVIEYKPALKVSRKQYSGDTTFYNPRKKQTEFARYLKADIIFGKSPFHVIILNSKAAQSRQVQIVFWAIIIPVVILFGLLAIFNRYLLMKLWLPFYDILNQIKSFNIMKASYKALKTNISEFQQLDEALQQMTGQIEDDFREIKLFTENASHEMMTPIAIINSKLDTLLQSGTLAENDSNALLDLYKATNRLNKINQSLLLLVKIDHELLGEKVLLKPAELIEQKKDNFKELIDERHIKITCLTDDTTILGNKYQFDILLSNLFSNAIRHNINGGEIRIELKEGELRFENTGSKGELPQGQIFERFYKDPQSDGVGLGLSILKQICIKQGFSLQYTYRPFFHCFEVKFS; this is translated from the coding sequence ATGAATTTATTTACCAAATATAACAGGTTATTATTAGCTGTTTTACTGGTTGGATTGCTTTCCATTGGTTTTTTATTTTACAACGCCCTTAACTACACGCTGAACAGCAAGATCGACGAAAATTTACGGGAGGAGTTGATAGAGGCCATGGACTACCAGCATGTAAAAAATATTTTTCCTGCACCGCCGGAGGATGTTGACCTGGTCATCGAGTACAAGCCTGCTCTCAAAGTCTCCAGGAAGCAATATTCAGGAGATACCACATTTTACAATCCGAGGAAAAAGCAAACCGAATTTGCACGTTATCTCAAGGCTGATATTATATTCGGAAAAAGTCCCTTTCACGTTATCATCCTAAATTCTAAGGCGGCGCAGTCCCGTCAGGTGCAGATCGTATTTTGGGCCATCATTATTCCTGTTGTAATATTATTTGGTTTACTGGCAATATTCAACCGCTATTTGCTAATGAAGTTATGGTTGCCTTTTTACGATATATTAAATCAAATTAAAAGCTTCAATATTATGAAAGCCAGTTACAAGGCTTTAAAAACTAACATATCGGAATTTCAACAGTTAGACGAAGCTTTACAACAAATGACCGGGCAAATAGAGGATGATTTCAGGGAGATCAAATTATTTACAGAAAATGCCTCGCATGAAATGATGACCCCCATAGCCATCATTAATTCAAAATTGGACACCCTGCTACAATCAGGAACCCTTGCCGAAAACGACAGTAATGCGCTACTTGACCTGTACAAGGCAACTAACCGGCTCAATAAGATCAATCAATCGCTGTTGTTACTGGTAAAGATCGATCATGAATTGCTTGGAGAAAAAGTGCTTCTTAAACCTGCAGAACTTATTGAACAAAAAAAGGATAATTTTAAAGAGCTTATTGATGAGCGTCATATTAAAATAACCTGCTTAACTGATGATACCACTATATTGGGGAACAAATATCAATTCGACATTTTACTGAGCAATTTATTCAGCAATGCTATAAGGCACAATATTAATGGCGGCGAGATACGCATTGAGCTTAAAGAAGGCGAACTCCGTTTTGAAAACACAGGCAGCAAAGGAGAATTGCCCCAAGGCCAGATCTTTGAAAGATTTTATAAGGACCCACAGTCTGACGGTGTTGGCCTGGGCCTGTCTATACTGAAGCAGATATGTATTAAGCAGGGGTTTTCTTTGCAGTACACATACCGGCCATTTTTTCACTGTTTTGAAGTGAAATTTAGTTAA
- a CDS encoding alginate export family protein, whose amino-acid sequence MKTIAFSLFFYFTCCACWAQDVPFKPLRYDENYTYLKKDTSTNWYHQLKFNPLSRDKAVYLSFGGEVRYQYFYFHNQDWGEAPADKNGFILNRYLGHVDFHAGKHFRTFIQLQSSMASGQVDTPSPVDQNLLDLHQAFIDYSIPSGANSFLTLRAGRQELSYGSQRLVAVREAPNNRQAFDAAKLMYGHNNLKIDLFYSYYVPARPDIFDDRLNKGTKFWGAYGAFTKIPVVQNFDLYYLGIYKNATSFDDGDGVETRHTIGTRLWENTPSWQYDLEGAYQFGDLSKGRISAWTMSANIAYTLHRTKFKPQIGLKTEVISGDKNHGDGKLNTFNPLFPKGAYFGLAALIGPYNLLDVHPYIQFNLTKRLVFAEDYDMFWRMDRNDGLYAVNGKLLYSGKSGNSKKIGRQLGSELQYTFNKFLSFKQELTWFHAGDFLKEAGLGEDIFMVGSTLTLKF is encoded by the coding sequence ATGAAAACGATCGCTTTCTCATTATTTTTCTATTTTACTTGCTGCGCTTGTTGGGCGCAGGATGTGCCTTTCAAACCGTTACGGTACGACGAAAATTATACTTACCTGAAAAAGGATACCTCCACCAATTGGTACCATCAGTTAAAGTTCAATCCGCTATCAAGGGACAAAGCCGTATATTTAAGTTTTGGCGGAGAGGTTCGCTACCAATACTTTTACTTTCATAACCAGGATTGGGGCGAAGCACCGGCGGATAAGAACGGTTTTATTTTAAACCGTTATTTGGGGCATGTCGATTTTCATGCAGGCAAGCATTTTCGCACATTCATTCAGTTACAAAGCAGCATGGCCAGTGGTCAGGTAGATACCCCATCACCTGTAGATCAAAACCTGCTTGATCTGCACCAGGCTTTTATTGATTACTCAATTCCCTCGGGTGCAAATAGTTTTCTAACATTAAGAGCAGGCAGGCAGGAATTATCCTATGGTTCGCAACGGTTGGTTGCCGTACGCGAAGCGCCCAACAACCGGCAAGCTTTTGATGCGGCTAAACTGATGTACGGCCACAACAACCTCAAAATCGACCTATTTTACTCTTATTATGTGCCGGCAAGGCCTGACATTTTTGATGACCGTTTAAATAAGGGAACCAAATTTTGGGGTGCTTATGGGGCATTTACTAAAATACCGGTAGTTCAAAATTTTGACCTTTATTATTTGGGCATTTATAAAAACGCAACTTCTTTTGATGATGGCGACGGTGTGGAGACCCGTCACACCATCGGCACTCGTTTATGGGAAAACACACCTTCCTGGCAATACGACTTGGAAGGTGCTTATCAGTTCGGCGATCTTTCAAAAGGCCGCATCTCTGCCTGGACCATGTCGGCAAATATTGCCTATACGCTCCACCGTACTAAATTTAAACCGCAGATCGGATTGAAGACCGAAGTGATCAGCGGTGATAAAAATCATGGTGATGGCAAGCTGAATACTTTCAATCCACTATTTCCAAAAGGAGCATATTTTGGCCTTGCGGCATTGATCGGTCCTTATAATTTACTGGATGTACATCCGTACATCCAGTTTAATTTGACCAAACGGTTGGTATTTGCAGAGGACTACGATATGTTTTGGCGAATGGACCGCAATGACGGGCTCTACGCGGTTAACGGCAAATTACTTTACAGCGGCAAGTCCGGCAATTCAAAAAAGATAGGCCGCCAATTAGGCAGCGAGTTGCAATATACCTTCAACAAATTTCTTTCCTTTAAGCAGGAGCTGACCTGGTTTCATGCTGGTGATTTTTTAAAAGAGGCCGGACTGGGGGAGGACATTTTTATGGTTGGCAGTACCCTCACGCTGAAATTTTAA
- a CDS encoding sensor histidine kinase, protein MPNKLLQLILLLALSRAGYAQMYGPPYAKQLKKELSASHNDSTRVRLLYNLGEYYFIKTEPTENINQFNRAIDYFNQALTLSEKLKLTKNYNSHSILCRLGDIAYLQHKDAQGSAYYKKAVDFYTLTHDYEKAGDTYAKLAYNTALIGRPTESFRYWKNAQYYFTKANNIEKKLDAQVKFAMTYLMLSNSDSVKILCERLINDHQNSKHKAIGLAYRAMAKYYRYKANFNKALYYAFESENWTLKTGGDIKELHSVYGEFAQIYQALGQTDKSIVYYKKTLELRNKLLMRQDYIFRTAGFLIQQLIKKNKQAEGLAYLKKLELDYGPVGDAARINIAQAKAYCFDALKQYKLAEKYYKEVVDFYSNKDAEIYYIALFDFCKFLVAKKDYDKAATYLSKTTTDTGNVERVKDLQLLLYKVDSAQHNYHSAVKHLLRFQVMNDSIFNATKNKQIEELNIKYETEQQLKNISALKKETQLQRDRVNQADKIKNLVIICVVILLLFVLVLYHNYRLNKRNNLVISRKNQTLNQLITEKEWLLKEVHHRVKNNLQIVMGLLQRQSSFIDNEQALAAIRDSEHRMHSIALIHQKLYQSESYMVVNMVDYINELVDYLKESFDLGNRITFEKQIDELNFGVSVAVPIGLILNEAITNAIKYAFGHQQQCGIHLILKQTGENDYLLQIADNGEGLPPGFDLDQANSMGFNLIRGLCKQIGGKLDISNQNGVVLKTSFHLS, encoded by the coding sequence ATGCCTAATAAACTTTTGCAATTAATCTTACTCCTGGCCCTGTCTCGTGCCGGATATGCGCAAATGTATGGCCCGCCCTACGCAAAACAGCTTAAAAAAGAGCTTTCAGCAAGCCATAACGATTCTACCCGAGTTAGGTTGCTTTACAATTTAGGTGAGTATTATTTCATTAAAACTGAGCCTACAGAAAACATCAATCAATTCAACCGGGCAATTGATTATTTTAACCAGGCCCTGACTTTAAGCGAGAAGTTGAAGCTAACCAAAAATTATAATTCACACAGCATCCTCTGCAGGCTGGGTGATATCGCTTATTTACAGCACAAGGATGCACAGGGATCTGCATATTATAAAAAGGCGGTTGATTTTTATACACTTACCCATGATTACGAAAAAGCCGGTGATACCTATGCAAAACTTGCCTATAACACGGCACTGATTGGAAGGCCAACAGAAAGTTTCCGTTATTGGAAGAACGCTCAGTATTACTTTACCAAAGCAAACAATATTGAAAAGAAACTTGATGCACAAGTAAAGTTTGCCATGACCTACTTAATGCTGAGTAATAGCGATTCGGTTAAGATCTTATGTGAAAGGTTGATCAATGATCATCAAAATTCCAAACATAAAGCCATTGGGTTAGCCTACAGGGCCATGGCCAAGTATTACCGGTATAAGGCTAATTTTAACAAAGCACTTTATTATGCCTTTGAAAGTGAGAACTGGACACTAAAAACGGGAGGCGACATTAAGGAGTTACATTCTGTTTACGGTGAATTTGCACAAATATACCAAGCGCTGGGGCAAACAGACAAAAGCATAGTTTATTATAAAAAGACCTTAGAGCTAAGAAACAAGCTATTAATGCGGCAAGACTATATATTCAGAACCGCAGGCTTTTTAATACAACAATTAATTAAAAAAAATAAACAAGCTGAAGGACTGGCTTATCTTAAAAAACTGGAACTTGATTATGGCCCTGTGGGTGATGCTGCCCGGATTAATATTGCCCAGGCAAAAGCTTATTGCTTTGACGCTTTGAAACAATATAAACTTGCTGAAAAGTACTACAAAGAAGTAGTAGATTTTTATTCAAATAAGGATGCGGAGATATATTATATAGCGCTGTTTGATTTCTGCAAGTTCTTAGTTGCCAAAAAAGACTATGACAAGGCGGCCACATACTTATCAAAAACTACTACCGACACCGGTAATGTAGAAAGAGTAAAAGATCTTCAGTTGTTGCTATACAAGGTCGATTCGGCACAACATAATTACCACTCTGCCGTCAAACATCTGCTTAGGTTTCAGGTAATGAACGATTCTATTTTCAATGCAACTAAGAATAAGCAAATTGAAGAATTGAATATTAAATATGAAACAGAACAGCAATTAAAGAACATCTCGGCTTTAAAAAAAGAAACCCAGTTGCAGCGCGATCGGGTGAACCAAGCTGATAAGATAAAGAACCTGGTGATAATTTGCGTTGTTATACTACTGCTTTTTGTGCTGGTGCTTTATCATAACTATCGCTTAAATAAACGTAACAACCTGGTAATAAGCAGGAAGAACCAAACACTCAACCAGTTGATCACAGAAAAAGAATGGCTTTTGAAAGAAGTACACCACCGGGTAAAAAACAACTTGCAAATAGTGATGGGTTTACTACAGCGGCAATCTTCATTTATAGATAATGAGCAGGCATTAGCCGCTATACGCGACAGCGAACACCGGATGCATTCTATTGCGCTCATACACCAAAAGCTATATCAGTCTGAAAGCTATATGGTGGTTAATATGGTGGATTATATTAACGAACTGGTGGATTACCTGAAGGAAAGCTTTGACTTGGGAAACCGGATAACATTTGAAAAACAAATCGATGAGCTTAACTTCGGGGTGAGCGTAGCTGTACCTATTGGATTGATATTAAATGAGGCGATCACCAATGCCATCAAATATGCTTTTGGCCATCAACAGCAATGTGGTATTCATCTCATCCTGAAACAAACCGGTGAAAATGATTATCTCCTGCAAATAGCTGATAACGGCGAGGGGCTTCCGCCTGGGTTTGATTTGGATCAGGCAAATTCTATGGGCTTCAATTTGATCCGTGGTCTGTGTAAACAGATAGGGGGCAAATTAGATATAAGTAACCAAAATGGTGTGGTGCTTAAAACGTCGTTCCATTTGTCATAG
- a CDS encoding response regulator transcription factor, which produces MKILIIEDEPGLSSAIKDYLTTEGNLCETALTYETAYQKISLYTYDCILLDLMLPDGNGFKLLQHLKSLKKAEGVIIISARNALDDRITGLNLGADDYLIKPFHLSELNARIAAIIRRKNNLYSNVLNFNEISINLDAKMITVNEQEVHFTRKEYDLLLYFIYNKGKAISKSAAAEHLWGDDADMADSFDFIYTHIKNVRKKLSDAGAQDYFHSVYGVGYRFADI; this is translated from the coding sequence ATGAAGATCCTGATCATTGAAGACGAGCCCGGCCTATCCTCAGCTATAAAGGATTACCTTACTACAGAGGGCAATTTGTGCGAAACAGCTTTAACTTACGAAACGGCTTATCAAAAGATCTCGCTTTATACTTATGACTGCATATTGCTTGACCTGATGCTGCCTGATGGAAATGGTTTTAAACTTTTACAACACCTTAAATCGTTAAAAAAGGCAGAAGGTGTCATTATCATTTCTGCGCGTAATGCCCTTGATGATCGCATTACAGGTTTAAACCTGGGGGCCGATGATTATTTGATCAAGCCGTTCCATCTTTCTGAATTGAATGCGCGCATAGCTGCTATTATCAGGCGTAAAAACAACCTGTATTCAAATGTGCTTAACTTTAATGAAATAAGTATTAACCTGGATGCCAAGATGATAACCGTGAACGAACAGGAAGTTCATTTTACCCGCAAGGAGTATGACCTCTTGCTTTATTTTATATACAATAAAGGCAAGGCTATATCTAAAAGCGCCGCTGCCGAACATTTATGGGGTGATGATGCCGACATGGCCGACAGCTTTGACTTTATATATACGCATATCAAAAATGTACGCAAAAAACTGTCAGATGCCGGCGCGCAAGATTATTTCCATTCTGTATACGGCGTAGGTTACCGATTTGCCGACATATGA
- a CDS encoding VIT1/CCC1 transporter family protein, translating into MNANKNDKITIDNYLNQHYIHRSNWLRAAVLGANDGIISISSLAIGVAAASNVREPIVLATVAGLVAGALSMAAGEYVSVSSQTDTEQADIAREQQELADMPEEELEILAQIYEKRGLKRETALQVATELMDVDALGAHVRDELGINDISQAKPVQAALASGASFTAGGVLPLLVILMAPVKNLEYFLYGFTIIFLVILGTIAALTGGSSIKKAIVRIVIWGTLAMGLSALVGYLFGVKV; encoded by the coding sequence ATGAATGCAAACAAAAATGATAAGATCACCATCGACAATTATCTCAACCAGCACTACATTCACCGGAGTAATTGGCTCAGGGCAGCAGTGCTGGGTGCTAACGACGGCATCATTTCTATATCGAGCCTGGCCATTGGTGTTGCGGCTGCAAGCAACGTGCGAGAACCTATTGTACTGGCAACGGTGGCGGGCTTGGTGGCTGGTGCACTATCTATGGCTGCCGGCGAATATGTATCTGTAAGTTCACAAACCGATACCGAGCAGGCCGATATTGCCCGTGAGCAACAGGAGCTTGCCGATATGCCCGAGGAAGAGTTAGAGATTTTGGCTCAGATCTATGAAAAACGGGGACTAAAAAGAGAAACTGCCTTACAAGTAGCTACCGAATTAATGGACGTAGATGCCTTGGGCGCACATGTTAGGGATGAATTGGGCATCAATGATATTAGCCAGGCTAAGCCGGTACAGGCTGCATTAGCTTCCGGAGCATCTTTCACAGCAGGCGGCGTATTGCCACTTTTAGTCATTTTGATGGCCCCCGTCAAAAATCTGGAGTACTTTCTTTATGGCTTTACGATCATTTTCCTCGTCATTTTAGGTACCATAGCTGCACTCACGGGCGGCTCGAGCATAAAAAAAGCTATCGTTCGTATTGTTATTTGGGGAACGCTGGCTATGGGTTTATCAGCTTTGGTGGGCTATCTGTTTGGTGTAAAGGTTTAA
- a CDS encoding helix-turn-helix domain-containing protein — protein sequence MKQYHWPGNIRELENLIERNVLLTRDDMITSMVLPTQLEQHPAAAPPEPVATTMSDGERAHIMAALKKCNGKIWGEGGAAHLLNLPPTTLNSKMKKLGIRKDFGV from the coding sequence ATGAAACAATATCATTGGCCGGGAAATATCCGGGAGCTGGAAAACCTGATTGAAAGGAACGTTTTGCTTACCCGGGACGACATGATCACCAGCATGGTACTGCCTACGCAATTAGAGCAACACCCGGCCGCTGCCCCTCCTGAACCCGTAGCCACAACAATGAGTGACGGAGAACGTGCACACATTATGGCGGCATTAAAAAAGTGTAATGGCAAAATTTGGGGCGAAGGCGGTGCGGCTCATTTATTAAACCTGCCGCCTACTACGCTTAATTCAAAAATGAAAAAGCTGGGCATCCGTAAAGATTTTGGTGTGTAG
- a CDS encoding cytochrome b/b6 domain-containing protein — protein MAIIEPVKQDPNQPSITRKYPIHIRLWHWLNTLVIMGSLVTVLINSTLMDNKATGAIMTEQALKAGQQLTPELSKQIAHELEDNVWNVHAYIGLVLVALLLWRIIYEIISPVSQSLFRKVSIARIALKSGGHEAYLARHELVVKALYIGFYLVLMLMSVTGVLLLFFKHELGLQKPLAHQMQEFHGFCMYLVLLFIGVHIVGVILAERKKSPGIVSDMINGGGK, from the coding sequence ATGGCTATTATAGAACCGGTAAAACAAGATCCGAATCAACCATCTATTACACGCAAGTACCCGATACATATTCGGTTGTGGCACTGGTTGAATACGCTCGTGATCATGGGGTCATTGGTCACCGTTCTGATCAATAGTACCTTAATGGATAATAAAGCTACCGGAGCTATTATGACCGAACAAGCTTTAAAAGCGGGCCAGCAGTTAACCCCGGAACTCTCAAAACAGATCGCGCATGAACTGGAAGATAATGTTTGGAACGTGCATGCCTACATAGGCTTGGTATTGGTAGCGTTACTGCTTTGGCGTATCATTTACGAGATCATTTCCCCGGTGTCACAGTCGCTTTTTCGTAAGGTAAGTATTGCTCGAATAGCTTTAAAAAGTGGTGGTCATGAAGCTTACCTGGCCCGTCATGAATTAGTTGTTAAAGCGCTTTATATCGGATTTTATTTGGTGCTAATGCTAATGAGTGTTACCGGCGTGTTGTTGTTGTTTTTTAAACACGAATTGGGGCTACAAAAACCACTGGCTCATCAAATGCAGGAGTTTCATGGCTTTTGTATGTACCTGGTACTTTTATTTATAGGAGTACACATTGTGGGTGTAATACTTGCCGAGCGTAAAAAGAGTCCCGGTATTGTATCTGATATGATCAATGGCGGCGGTAAATAG